TTCCTGAGATGCAGCATGGTCATCGGCAATGCCTCCCAGCTCGGCGTGGAACAATTCTTCCGCGCCTCCTGCCATCGTGAGAAGAGTGTTTCCGCTTGTCCATGCCGAACCCGCCAGCCGGCGACAATTTCAGCTCCGACAAGTCGGGGAACATGGAGAGCAGCCTCGTCGAGGAATGGAACGACAGGCTCAATTCAGGCTCGTGCGCTTGAGGAAGACGCCACTCTTCATGATCAGCGGCATGTGCTTGCCCTGGCGGGTCAGCAGCGAGAGGTCCTTCAGCGGGTCGCCATCGACGACGATCAGGTCGGCATGGGCGCCGGGCGCGACCGTGCCGATCTGCCCCTCGAGCCGCAGCAGCTTCGCCGCGACATGGGTCGCCGAGGCGATGACCTCATGCGCCGGCAGGGCGCGGCCGCGGATCACGAACTCCTCCGACTGGTACTTGTGCATCTCGCCGAGCAGGTCGCTGCCATAGGCCATGGCGAGGCCCGCCTTCTTCATGATCGCGAGCGACTCCATCCCGGCCGAGCGGACGACATCCACCTTGGCAACCGAATCCGGCGGGAAGCCGAGCTTCGGCCCGTCCGAGACCAGCTTGTCGTAGGTCACCAGCGTCGGCACGGCGACGGCCCCCTTGCTGGCGGCGAGCTTCGCCGTCTCGGCCTGGATCAGGTTGCAATGCTCGAGCGAATGCACGCCGGCCTCGACGCAGCGGCGGATCGCGTCGTCCGTATAGACATGCGCCGAGACATAGGTGCCGGCCATCCGCGCTTCCTCGACCACGGCCTCGAGCTCGCTGACGGAGAAGCCGAGGAAGTGGATCGGGTCGGTCGGGGAGGCGCAGCCGCCATTGGCCATGATCTTGATGAAGTCGGCGCCGCCCTTCAGCTCCTCACGCGCGGCGCGGCGGACCTGGTCGACGCCGTCGCAGATGCGGCCGAGCGCGCCCAGCCGATGGCGCTCGATCACGCTCGGGCGGTCGTCGTAGCGGCCGCGGAAATCGGCATGGCCGCCGGTCTGGCTCAGCGCCTTGCCGGAGATGACGAGGCGCGGCGTCGGGAAATGGCCTTCCTCCGTCGCCTGCTTCAGGCCGAAATCGGCGCCGCCGACATCGCGCACCGTGGTGAAGCCGCGCATCAGCATCGCCCGCATAATGCCGAAGGAGCGGGCGGTGACGAGCGAATCCGGCAGGCGGGCATTCGCACCGAGATCGGCGACGCCGGCGACGACATGGACATGGGCGTCGATCAGGCCGGGCATCAAGGTCTTGCCCTTGAGGTCGACGACCTTGGCCTTGGCCGAGGTCACGGACTTGCCGACCTCCCGGATGGTGCCGCCCTCGACGAGGACGCTGACGGGCGCGCCCGCTTCCGGCGCCGAGCCGTCGACGATGCGGGCATTGGTGAAGAGGGTGGAAGCCACGGGCATGTTCCTTCGGGCAGGCTCAGGAGGATTGAATCAGGCGGCCTTGTTTGCGGCGCGCGCGGCGAGGAAGGCCGGCACCAGCATGGGCGCCAGCCGCTCGACCGGCGCGACATGCTCCTCGCGGTAATGGTGCTCAGAAGCGAGCAGGTTGATCGTGCCGACGACCTTGTCGTCATAGATCGCGGGGATGTTGATGACGGAACCCAGCCCCATGCTTTCGATCAATTCATGATCGAAGAAGGCCCAGCGGATACCGGCCTTGTCCTTGCCGAGATAGGGCTGGCGGCCGTCCAGCACATGCTTGCCCCAGGGCGTCGGGCCCATCGTCTTGCGGCCGGAGACCGGGTACTCGTCCGGCCGGTTGGAATAGATGCGCGCGACCTCCTGCCCGTCGACATAGAGCAGGGTGAAGAGCTCATGCCCGACGAGCCGCCTGGCGATGTCCTCGAAAGCCTTGAAGGCAGCCTCGGGCTGACCCGGCTCCTTGAGCAATGCGGCGAGGATGGCGAGATCGTCTGACATGGCGGGCCTTCGGTTTCAGGCGGCAGCCGGCGGGACCGGCGCCTTCGGGATTCGCTCGGGCAGGATGCCCTGCGGCTTGAGGTGCAGGACGAGGATGAGCGCCAGGCCGATCAGCATCTCGCGCGTGGCGGCAAGCTGGACCGGCTGCAGCCCGGGCACCCACTCGGTGAGGAAGCGCGTCGCCTCCAGGAAGATCACGACGCTATAGGCGCCGAGCACCGCCCCGCTCGGGCGGCCGACGCCGCCGGCCGTGACGGCGAGGAAGATGTAGATCGTGATCAGCGGCTGGAAGTGATCGGGCGAGATATAGGATTGGAAATGCGCGTAGAGCGCACCTGCCAGCGCCGCGATCGCCGCCGAGAGTGCGAACGCCTGGAGCTTGAAGCGCAATACGGTCTTGCCGGCGAAGGCCGCGAGCTGCTGATCCTCGCGGATGGCCTTCATGGCGCGGCCATAGGGGGAGCGGTCGAGCCGGCGCAGCAGCGCCCAGACGACGATCAGCACCAGGGTGACCACCGCGAGATAGAAGAAAGCGAAATTCTGCGTGCCGAGCTCCGCCTTCAGCGGTGCCTTTATGCCGGAGATGCCGTCCGAGCCGTTGGTCAGCCAGCGTTCGTTCAGCGCGACGAGCCGGATCACTTCGGCGAAGCCGAGCGTGACGATGGCGAGATAGTCGTCGCGCAGGCGCAAAGTCGCGAAGGTGACGATGAGCCCGACCGCCGCGCCGACGATGAGTGCCGCTCCCCAGCCGATCAGGACGGGCGCACCGGCGCCGGTCGCGAGCGCCGAGGCATAGGCACCGACAGCGAAGAAGCCGGCGAGGCCGAGATTGACGAGGCCGGCCCCGCCCCAGATCAGGTTGAGGCTGAGCGCCAGAAGCCCATAGATGCCGCAGAGCGTCAGGGTGAAGATCAGATAGGACAGCATCAGGCGGCCCTTTCACCGAGGATGCCGCGCGGGCGGAAGGTCAGCATCAGCAGGATGGCGACGAAGCCGACGGCGGTGCGGTAGGTCGCGGGAACGGCCAGCAGCGCGAGCTCCTCGGCAACGCCGAGCATCAGCGCACCGAGGACGGCGCCGGGGATCGAGCCGAGCCCGCCGAGTACGGAGGCGGCAAAGACGGAGAGCAGCACGCGATAGCCGGTCAGCGGGTCGATCGAGGTGTCCAATCCGATCAGTACGCCGCCCATCCCGGTCAGCCCCGCGCCGAGGAAGATGGTGACGATCGCGATCCGGGCCGGATCGATGCCCTTGAGCCGGGCGAGGTCGGGATTGTCGGCGACGGCCCGCATCGCCTTGCCGAAGCGGGTGTAGCGCAGGAAGGCGAACATGGCGGCCATGATCAGCACCGCGAGCAGGAGGCTCTGGAGCTGCTGCGGACCGATGCGCAATTCGCCGAAGCGCAGATCGCGCGCGATCGGCAGATCGTAGCCCCGCATATCGTTGCCGAAGATGAAGCGCACGATGTTCTCGAGCACGAGATTGAGCGCGATCGAGGCGATGGCGACGATCAGCGCACCGTTGTTCCGCAGGCGCTTGAGCGCAGTCTCCTCGGCGACGACGCCGACCGCACCCGTCACCACGAAGGCGACGACGAGCGCGGCCATCACCGGCAGCCCCATCTGCGCATTGGCCCACCAAGCCGCGAAGGCGCCGATCGTGGCGTAAGCGGCAATGGCGAAGTTCGGATAGCGCAACACCGCGAAGATGGCGGAGAAGCCGATGGCCGGGACAGCGATCAGCGTCCCGGTCATCACCCCGTTGATGAGCGCCTGGAGAAGCTGGGTCACGCGATCTTCACCAGCGCGAGCTTGCCCGATTGCACCTGTTCGTAGCGGAACCGGCAGTCGCTGATATCGCCGGTCTCTGTGAAGTCGCAGGGGCCGCTGGCGCCGTCATAGTCGACCGGCTGCTTGGCGGCGATCGCCTTGAGGCCGTCGACCGCGTTGTCGACTTTCACCCCGCCGGGAGCCTGGCTGACCTTGCGGATCGCGTCCTTGATCGCAGGGCCTGAGGCCTCGCCCGCAAGCGCGATCGCCATCAGCACGAGATTGATCTGGTCGTAGATCTGGGTGGTGTAGGGATCGGGCGAGGCGACGCCGATCATCTTCACCAGCCGCTCGTAGGCCTTGGAACCTTCGGCCGGCGACGGCGCGATGGTGAAGGTCTTGTCGACCACCTCGGCCGGCACGCTCTCGACCAGCTTCTGGTTCACCGAATAGGCGAAGGCGACCTTCAGCCCCGAGAAGCCGGCGCGGTAGATGTCCTTGAGCATCACGGCGGTGTCGGGGGTGTAGCCGCTGAAGATGATGGCATCCGGCTTGAAGCGCAGCGCCTCGTCGATCTCGGTGCGGTACGCCGGCTTCTTGTCGTCATAGATCAGCGAGCCGGTCTCCCCGCCGGCGGCCTTGACGGCGGCGGTGATGTTGTCGAACTGGCTCTTGGCGAAGGGCGTCTGTGGCGAGAGGAAGAAGACCCGCTTGGCCTTCTGGTCGATGCAGAACTCGCCGAACTTCTTGCCCTGCAGCGTGGTGTTGGGCTGGGTGCGGATCAGATAGCCCTGATGCGGCAGCAGCGTGATCGAATCCGCGCCGGAGACCGTCGCCAGGAAGGTCTTCGATTCCCAGCACAGCGGCGCGACGGCGGTCGTCACCGAGGAGGCCCAGGTGCCGAGGATGGCCGAGACCTTGTCGACGTCGATCAGCTTGCGGGCGGCGCGCACGCCTGCTTCCGGATTGGTCTGGTCGTCTTCGGAAACCAGCTCGACCTTGCGGCCGAGCACGCCGCCGGCAGCATTGACCTCGTCGATCACGGCCTTGACCGCCTTGACCATGACCGGGCCGTAGGGGCCGCCGGAGCCGGTGAGCGGCGTCAACGTGCCGATCCTGATCGGGGCGCCCTGCGCGAGGGCGCGGCCGGACAGGGCCGAGAGGCTGGCGAGGGCGGCGGCTCCGGTCAGGAGCCTGCGGCGGTCAGTTGCGAACGGCGTCATGATGGTCCCCTGCTTGTTTTGCTTGATTGTTACGGCGTGGTTTCGTCCTAGCCGCCGAGGAAAAGCGGGCGGATATCCGGATCGTTGGCGAGCGCCGGCCCGGCGCCCTCGCGGCTGTTGCGGCCGGAAACCAGCACATAGCCCCGCGTCGAGATTTCGAGCGCCTCGAGAGCGTGCTGTTCGACCATCAGGATCGGCAGCCCACCTTGGTTGAGCTTAACGATCGCGTCGAACAATTCATCGGCCGCCCTTGGCGACAGGCCGGCCGTCGGCTCGTCGAGCAGCAGCAGCGAGGGCGCGTTCATCAGCCCCATCGCCATGGCGAGGATCTGGCGCTGGCCGCCCGAGAGCGTGCGCGCCAGCGCCTTGCGCTTCTCCGTCAGCATCGGATAGCGCGCATATAGCTCCTCGCTGCGCTTGCCGACCTTGCCCGGCTCCTGGAAGCCGCTGATCTCCAGGTTCTCGGCGACCGTCATCGCGCCGAAGACGTTGCGCTCCTGCGGCACGAAGCCGATGCCGGCGCGCGCCCGGCCGAGCGCATTCGCGCGGGTGACGTCGGCGCCGTTGAGCCGGATCGCCCCTTCGCGCGCCGGGACGAGGCCGGCGATGGTCTTGAGCAGCGTCGACTTGCCGGCCCCGTTGGGACCGATGATGGAGACGATCTCGCCGGGAGCGACCCGCAGCGATGCGCCCTTCAGGATCTGTTCGGCCGCGCCGTAGCCGGCGACGATGCCGTCGACGGTGAGCAAGTCTCCCGGTGCCGGGCTCAATGCCGCCTCCCGAGATAGGCTTCCTGCAC
Above is a genomic segment from Bosea sp. NBC_00550 containing:
- a CDS encoding metal-dependent hydrolase family protein, whose translation is MASTLFTNARIVDGSAPEAGAPVSVLVEGGTIREVGKSVTSAKAKVVDLKGKTLMPGLIDAHVHVVAGVADLGANARLPDSLVTARSFGIMRAMLMRGFTTVRDVGGADFGLKQATEEGHFPTPRLVISGKALSQTGGHADFRGRYDDRPSVIERHRLGALGRICDGVDQVRRAAREELKGGADFIKIMANGGCASPTDPIHFLGFSVSELEAVVEEARMAGTYVSAHVYTDDAIRRCVEAGVHSLEHCNLIQAETAKLAASKGAVAVPTLVTYDKLVSDGPKLGFPPDSVAKVDVVRSAGMESLAIMKKAGLAMAYGSDLLGEMHKYQSEEFVIRGRALPAHEVIASATHVAAKLLRLEGQIGTVAPGAHADLIVVDGDPLKDLSLLTRQGKHMPLIMKSGVFLKRTSLN
- a CDS encoding GAF domain-containing protein, whose product is MSDDLAILAALLKEPGQPEAAFKAFEDIARRLVGHELFTLLYVDGQEVARIYSNRPDEYPVSGRKTMGPTPWGKHVLDGRQPYLGKDKAGIRWAFFDHELIESMGLGSVINIPAIYDDKVVGTINLLASEHHYREEHVAPVERLAPMLVPAFLAARAANKAA
- a CDS encoding branched-chain amino acid ABC transporter permease; translation: MLSYLIFTLTLCGIYGLLALSLNLIWGGAGLVNLGLAGFFAVGAYASALATGAGAPVLIGWGAALIVGAAVGLIVTFATLRLRDDYLAIVTLGFAEVIRLVALNERWLTNGSDGISGIKAPLKAELGTQNFAFFYLAVVTLVLIVVWALLRRLDRSPYGRAMKAIREDQQLAAFAGKTVLRFKLQAFALSAAIAALAGALYAHFQSYISPDHFQPLITIYIFLAVTAGGVGRPSGAVLGAYSVVIFLEATRFLTEWVPGLQPVQLAATREMLIGLALILVLHLKPQGILPERIPKAPVPPAAA
- a CDS encoding branched-chain amino acid ABC transporter permease, translated to MTQLLQALINGVMTGTLIAVPAIGFSAIFAVLRYPNFAIAAYATIGAFAAWWANAQMGLPVMAALVVAFVVTGAVGVVAEETALKRLRNNGALIVAIASIALNLVLENIVRFIFGNDMRGYDLPIARDLRFGELRIGPQQLQSLLLAVLIMAAMFAFLRYTRFGKAMRAVADNPDLARLKGIDPARIAIVTIFLGAGLTGMGGVLIGLDTSIDPLTGYRVLLSVFAASVLGGLGSIPGAVLGALMLGVAEELALLAVPATYRTAVGFVAILLMLTFRPRGILGERAA
- a CDS encoding ABC transporter substrate-binding protein, whose translation is MTPFATDRRRLLTGAAALASLSALSGRALAQGAPIRIGTLTPLTGSGGPYGPVMVKAVKAVIDEVNAAGGVLGRKVELVSEDDQTNPEAGVRAARKLIDVDKVSAILGTWASSVTTAVAPLCWESKTFLATVSGADSITLLPHQGYLIRTQPNTTLQGKKFGEFCIDQKAKRVFFLSPQTPFAKSQFDNITAAVKAAGGETGSLIYDDKKPAYRTEIDEALRFKPDAIIFSGYTPDTAVMLKDIYRAGFSGLKVAFAYSVNQKLVESVPAEVVDKTFTIAPSPAEGSKAYERLVKMIGVASPDPYTTQIYDQINLVLMAIALAGEASGPAIKDAIRKVSQAPGGVKVDNAVDGLKAIAAKQPVDYDGASGPCDFTETGDISDCRFRYEQVQSGKLALVKIA
- a CDS encoding ABC transporter ATP-binding protein codes for the protein MSPAPGDLLTVDGIVAGYGAAEQILKGASLRVAPGEIVSIIGPNGAGKSTLLKTIAGLVPAREGAIRLNGADVTRANALGRARAGIGFVPQERNVFGAMTVAENLEISGFQEPGKVGKRSEELYARYPMLTEKRKALARTLSGGQRQILAMAMGLMNAPSLLLLDEPTAGLSPRAADELFDAIVKLNQGGLPILMVEQHALEALEISTRGYVLVSGRNSREGAGPALANDPDIRPLFLGG